A single region of the Kineosporiaceae bacterium SCSIO 59966 genome encodes:
- a CDS encoding cell filamentation protein Fic, whose translation MSDPLAALAGLPGVADAVAEAREACERLRWHPAMRRRAAECRVEAGVRTARCSAALDGGRLPLELVRDAARGARELPDDPAGVVVRGALRAHAETERLAADGGRGLTGAPWQALARLHLAAAAGLVPDDQLGRPRGAGERPRDVPAETGVPGAAALASRLDGLRDLLSAPTEAPALVVAAVAHAEVLTLRPFTTANGVVARAVQHAVVVGRGLDPMGVAVPEAAHLSDANGYVAAAAGYASGTREGVAAWIRHCAWAVVAGAGEGTVVADAVLAGRLPR comes from the coding sequence ATGTCCGACCCGCTGGCCGCCCTCGCCGGCCTGCCCGGGGTCGCCGACGCGGTGGCGGAGGCCCGCGAGGCCTGCGAGCGGCTCCGCTGGCACCCGGCGATGCGCCGCCGCGCCGCCGAGTGCCGGGTGGAGGCCGGCGTCCGGACGGCCCGCTGCTCGGCGGCCCTGGACGGTGGGCGGCTGCCGCTCGAGCTGGTTCGGGACGCCGCTCGCGGTGCCCGCGAGCTCCCCGACGACCCAGCCGGGGTCGTCGTCCGGGGGGCGTTGCGGGCGCACGCCGAGACCGAGCGGCTGGCCGCTGACGGAGGCCGGGGCCTGACCGGCGCCCCCTGGCAGGCGCTGGCCCGGCTGCACCTGGCGGCCGCCGCGGGGCTCGTGCCCGACGACCAGCTCGGGCGGCCCCGCGGCGCGGGTGAGCGGCCCCGTGACGTCCCGGCGGAGACCGGCGTGCCCGGGGCCGCCGCGCTGGCGAGCCGGCTCGACGGGCTGCGGGACCTGCTGTCGGCGCCGACGGAGGCTCCTGCGCTGGTCGTGGCCGCCGTCGCCCACGCGGAGGTGCTGACCCTGCGGCCGTTCACCACCGCCAACGGTGTCGTCGCCCGCGCAGTCCAGCACGCGGTCGTCGTCGGCCGCGGCCTGGACCCGATGGGAGTGGCGGTGCCGGAGGCGGCGCACCTGTCGGACGCGAACGGCTACGTCGCGGCCGCCGCCGGGTACGCCTCCGGCACCCGCGAGGGGGTGGCGGCCTGGATCCGGCACTGCGCCTGGGCCGTCGTCGCCGGCGCCGGCGAGGGCACGGTCGTCGCTGACGCCGTCCTGGCGGGCCGGCTGCCGCGGTAG
- a CDS encoding ATP-binding cassette domain-containing protein: MTVDAADVTVRYRRTDVLRGVTVRFRPGITGLLGPNGAGKTTLLSVLASVLRPSSGVVSVAGHDLASPTGRLHARGLIGWLPQRFDLAGGMTVHDTVSYAAWCNGVDDRGIDAAAQRVLAVVGLSDRARDRVRRLSGGQRQRLGLAAVLAHDPRVLLLDEPTSGLDPEQRVRFLAHVRDVAAGRTVVLSTHLLDDIDRVCERVCVLTDGVVRFDGALAAMRALVPQGRSSASPTEAAYVWLLAEQTAPPA; the protein is encoded by the coding sequence TTGACCGTTGACGCAGCCGACGTCACCGTCAGATACCGAAGAACCGACGTGCTGCGTGGTGTCACGGTTCGGTTCCGGCCCGGCATCACCGGGCTGCTCGGACCCAACGGGGCTGGGAAGACGACGCTGCTGTCCGTCCTTGCGTCCGTGCTGAGGCCGTCGTCGGGAGTGGTGAGCGTCGCCGGGCACGATCTGGCGTCACCGACGGGTCGCCTGCACGCCAGAGGACTGATCGGCTGGCTTCCGCAGCGCTTCGACCTGGCCGGCGGGATGACCGTGCACGACACCGTCAGCTACGCGGCATGGTGCAACGGGGTCGATGACCGCGGCATCGACGCAGCGGCACAGCGTGTGCTGGCCGTGGTCGGCCTGAGCGACCGTGCCCGCGACCGCGTCCGCCGCCTCTCGGGGGGACAGCGTCAACGACTGGGGCTGGCGGCGGTGCTCGCGCACGACCCCCGGGTGCTCCTGCTCGACGAGCCGACGTCGGGTCTGGACCCGGAGCAGCGGGTGCGGTTCCTGGCGCACGTCCGAGACGTGGCCGCCGGCCGGACCGTGGTCCTGTCCACGCACCTGCTCGACGACATCGACAGGGTGTGTGAGCGGGTCTGCGTTCTCACCGACGGGGTCGTGAGGTTCGACGGTGCTCTTGCTGCGATGAGAGCCCTCGTGCCGCAGGGCAGGTCGAGTGCAAGCCCGACCGAGGCGGCCTACGTGTGGCTCCTCGCCGAGCAGACTGCTCCACCGGCATGA
- a CDS encoding septum formation initiator: MPTSAATSVLVVTGRDDLAERVERLVGAVGLTAHRVRDVESAGSRWRDVPLVLLDEEAAAAGVPVRRTGTLLVDDGAGESVWRRAVEVAAEAVVRLPADEAWLLERLAAAADGDRPAGRVVGVVGGRGGAGASTLAAGLAATAAASGRDVLLVDADPDGGGLDLLLGAEEEPGLRWEDLHGVRGALRASVLRDGLPAVAGLRLLSFGRDPGRTRVGIEAVEAVLDAARRGADLVVVDLPRADDELRSAVLWRLDVLVVVVPAEVRAAAAAALLVARLRARVPDVRLVVRGPAPTGVAADVVAEAVGVPVTLLGPDEPQLAADADHGRVPALDRPRSGFARLCRRLLADVHAAPARAA; this comes from the coding sequence ATGCCGACCAGTGCAGCGACCAGCGTCCTCGTCGTGACCGGCCGGGACGACCTCGCCGAGCGCGTCGAGCGGCTCGTCGGCGCGGTGGGGCTGACGGCGCACCGGGTCCGGGACGTCGAGTCGGCCGGCTCCCGGTGGCGGGACGTGCCGCTCGTGCTGCTGGACGAGGAGGCCGCCGCGGCGGGCGTGCCGGTCCGCCGGACGGGCACGCTGCTCGTCGACGACGGCGCCGGCGAGAGCGTCTGGCGCCGAGCCGTCGAGGTGGCGGCGGAGGCGGTCGTGCGGCTGCCGGCCGACGAGGCGTGGCTGCTGGAGCGGCTCGCCGCGGCAGCGGACGGCGACCGGCCGGCGGGACGGGTCGTCGGGGTCGTCGGGGGCCGGGGCGGCGCGGGCGCCTCCACCCTCGCGGCCGGGCTGGCCGCGACCGCCGCCGCCAGCGGCCGGGACGTCCTGCTCGTGGACGCCGACCCGGACGGCGGGGGCCTGGACCTGCTGCTGGGGGCCGAGGAGGAGCCCGGCCTGCGGTGGGAGGACCTGCACGGCGTCCGCGGCGCACTGCGTGCCTCGGTGCTGCGGGACGGGCTGCCGGCGGTGGCCGGCCTCCGTCTGCTGTCCTTCGGCCGGGACCCGGGCCGGACCCGAGTCGGCATCGAGGCGGTCGAGGCCGTGCTCGACGCCGCCCGCCGGGGCGCCGACCTCGTCGTGGTGGACCTGCCCCGCGCGGACGACGAGCTGCGCTCGGCAGTGCTCTGGCGGCTCGACGTCCTCGTCGTGGTCGTCCCCGCCGAGGTCCGGGCCGCGGCCGCGGCGGCCCTGCTCGTCGCCCGGTTGCGCGCCAGGGTGCCGGACGTGCGGCTGGTCGTGCGCGGACCGGCGCCGACCGGGGTGGCCGCGGACGTCGTCGCCGAGGCGGTCGGCGTGCCGGTCACCCTGCTCGGTCCCGACGAGCCCCAGCTGGCCGCGGACGCCGACCACGGCCGGGTCCCTGCCCTGGACCGGCCCCGCAGCGGCTTCGCCCGCTTGTGCCGCCGGCTGCTGGCCGACGTCCACGCCGCGCCGGCCCGGGCGGCGTGA
- a CDS encoding TadA family conjugal transfer-associated ATPase has protein sequence MSRRRGPVPAGVLEEVRARLATPGDGPARPVDARAVEDSVRAVEPLLGARGVLEAVDAVTAEVVGAGPLQRLLDEPGVTDVLVNGPAEVWVDRGEGLHRVDLRLGDEAAVRSLATRLAAAAGRRLDTASPFVDARLPDGVRLHAVLPPVSPAGTLVSLRVPRRRAFTLSALADAGTVPVPWLPVLEALVRRRLSFLVSGGTGTGKTTVLSTLLGLVAPGERIVLVEDSGELLPDHPHVVRLETRHGNVEGAGAVGLEDLVRQALRMRPDRIVVGECRGAEVRELLTALNTGHEGGCGTVHANAAPDVPARLEALGALAGMDPRALAAQAATALDVVLHLHRDPGGRRRLVEVGLVRRDGDGLRVVPALRAPAAASGDGVPVLGPGWDELAGRLGVGPP, from the coding sequence GTGAGCCGGCGACGCGGCCCGGTCCCCGCGGGCGTGCTCGAGGAGGTCCGTGCCCGGCTGGCGACCCCCGGCGACGGGCCCGCCCGTCCGGTCGACGCGAGAGCGGTCGAGGACTCGGTGCGGGCGGTGGAGCCGCTGCTGGGCGCCCGCGGGGTGCTCGAGGCCGTCGACGCCGTGACCGCGGAGGTGGTGGGAGCGGGGCCCCTGCAGCGGCTCCTCGACGAGCCCGGAGTCACCGACGTCCTGGTCAACGGCCCGGCGGAGGTGTGGGTCGACCGCGGGGAGGGCCTGCACCGGGTCGACCTGCGGCTCGGGGACGAGGCCGCCGTCCGCTCGCTCGCCACCCGGCTCGCGGCGGCCGCCGGGCGCCGGCTGGACACCGCCAGCCCGTTCGTCGACGCCCGGTTGCCGGACGGCGTCCGGCTGCACGCGGTGCTGCCCCCGGTGAGTCCGGCCGGCACGCTGGTCTCGCTGCGGGTGCCCCGCCGCAGGGCGTTCACGCTGAGTGCGCTCGCGGACGCCGGGACGGTGCCGGTGCCGTGGCTGCCGGTGCTCGAGGCGCTGGTGCGGCGGCGGTTGTCGTTCCTCGTCAGCGGCGGCACCGGCACCGGCAAGACCACTGTGCTGTCCACCCTGCTCGGGCTCGTCGCTCCCGGCGAGCGGATCGTGCTCGTCGAGGACTCCGGGGAGCTGCTCCCGGACCACCCGCACGTCGTCCGGCTGGAGACCCGGCACGGCAACGTCGAGGGGGCAGGCGCCGTCGGGCTGGAGGACCTCGTCCGCCAGGCGCTGCGGATGCGCCCGGACCGGATCGTCGTCGGGGAGTGCCGCGGCGCGGAGGTGCGCGAGCTGCTGACGGCGCTCAACACCGGCCACGAGGGCGGCTGCGGGACCGTGCACGCGAACGCCGCGCCCGACGTGCCGGCCCGGCTCGAGGCGCTCGGGGCGCTGGCCGGGATGGACCCCCGCGCGCTCGCCGCCCAGGCCGCCACCGCGCTGGACGTCGTCCTGCACCTGCACCGCGACCCCGGCGGGCGGCGCCGGCTGGTCGAGGTCGGGCTGGTCCGCCGGGACGGCGACGGGCTGCGGGTGGTGCCCGCCCTGCGCGCACCCGCCGCGGCGTCGGGTGACGGTGTCCCGGTGCTCGGCCCGGGCTGGGACGAGCTCGCCGGTCGGCTCGGTGTGGGGCCGCCGTGA
- a CDS encoding type II secretion protein F yields the protein MSAGLVAGLLVLAAVVVAPGSTSERLRRQTLRAAPARGWVRAAGADAAAWARGRLPGGLGARAGPLDVAVVAGDLAVLLRAGLGPGAAWTALLDDTRPAGLRPVLVAAARAAADGDDVSVALTAAADDPRLDPGAATALRTLAATWQVSRRTGAPAADVLQRCARSLRAEADAEDARSAALAAPRATARVLTVLPFAGLGLGVLLGVDPVGVLLGSAAGRVSAAVGAGCTLAGWWWTSRLLAAARRAGDAEPTGAVR from the coding sequence GTGAGCGCTGGCCTCGTGGCGGGCCTGCTCGTCCTCGCCGCCGTGGTGGTGGCTCCGGGGTCGACGAGCGAGCGGCTTCGCCGGCAGACGCTCCGGGCCGCGCCGGCGCGCGGGTGGGTGCGGGCCGCCGGCGCGGACGCCGCGGCGTGGGCCCGGGGCCGCCTCCCCGGCGGTCTCGGCGCACGGGCCGGGCCGCTGGACGTCGCCGTCGTCGCCGGTGACCTGGCGGTCCTGCTGCGGGCCGGGCTGGGCCCCGGAGCCGCGTGGACCGCTCTGCTCGACGACACCCGACCCGCCGGGCTGCGGCCCGTGCTGGTCGCCGCCGCCCGGGCAGCGGCGGACGGCGACGACGTCTCGGTGGCGCTCACCGCAGCCGCCGACGACCCCCGCCTCGACCCCGGCGCTGCCACCGCGCTGCGGACCCTCGCCGCCACCTGGCAGGTGTCCCGGCGGACCGGCGCACCCGCCGCGGACGTCCTGCAGCGGTGCGCCCGGTCGCTGCGCGCCGAGGCGGACGCCGAGGACGCCCGGTCCGCGGCGCTGGCGGCACCGCGGGCCACAGCCAGGGTGCTGACCGTGCTGCCGTTCGCCGGCCTGGGCCTGGGCGTGCTCCTCGGGGTGGACCCGGTCGGTGTGCTGCTCGGCTCCGCAGCGGGGCGGGTGAGCGCGGCCGTGGGCGCCGGCTGCACGCTGGCCGGCTGGTGGTGGACCTCGAGGCTGCTCGCCGCCGCGCGCCGGGCAGGGGACGCCGAACCGACCGGAGCCGTCCGGTGA
- a CDS encoding type II secretion system F family protein — protein MSGAALAAGLLVLAATLLVPDGGALARRRLRAAPPRTGARTGRAGRAGYGGLRRVRKPPGSDPATVLDLVAAALSAGLPPAQAVEVVAAAVPPGDGDRLREVAGRMRVGASTDEVWAGTPGRLAPLRRALTLSARTGAPAAELLTEEAAELRRRRARAAEAAAQRLGVRVVLPLGLCALPGFAAWGVVPVVLGLAADALGG, from the coding sequence GTGAGCGGCGCGGCGCTGGCAGCCGGGCTGCTCGTCCTCGCGGCGACGCTGCTGGTACCGGACGGTGGGGCCCTCGCCCGCCGGCGGCTGCGGGCGGCGCCTCCGAGGACCGGAGCCCGGACCGGTCGGGCTGGGCGCGCCGGGTACGGCGGGCTGCGCCGTGTCCGGAAGCCGCCGGGGAGCGACCCGGCGACGGTGCTCGACCTCGTGGCCGCGGCGCTGTCGGCGGGGCTCCCGCCGGCGCAGGCCGTCGAGGTGGTCGCTGCCGCCGTGCCCCCCGGGGACGGTGACCGTCTGCGGGAGGTCGCCGGGCGGATGCGGGTGGGAGCGAGCACGGACGAGGTCTGGGCCGGGACGCCGGGGAGGCTGGCGCCGCTGCGCCGGGCCCTGACGTTGTCGGCCCGGACTGGGGCTCCGGCCGCGGAGCTGCTGACCGAGGAGGCCGCGGAGCTGCGCCGCCGGCGGGCTCGGGCGGCTGAGGCCGCTGCCCAGCGGCTCGGCGTCCGGGTGGTGCTGCCGCTCGGCCTGTGCGCCCTGCCGGGTTTCGCGGCGTGGGGCGTCGTACCGGTCGTGCTGGGCCTGGCCGCCGACGCGCTCGGCGGGTGA
- a CDS encoding DUF4244 domain-containing protein, with amino-acid sequence MQSTVWQDEVCQDDVCEDDVCEDDVCQDDEVWDDELPTAGVDQNTTGRDAGMATAEYAIATLAACGFAGLLVVILRGDEVRELLLGIVQRALTL; translated from the coding sequence ATGCAGAGCACGGTGTGGCAAGACGAGGTGTGCCAGGACGACGTGTGCGAGGACGACGTGTGCGAGGACGACGTGTGCCAGGACGACGAGGTGTGGGACGACGAGCTGCCCACAGCCGGGGTCGACCAAAACACGACCGGCCGGGACGCCGGGATGGCCACGGCGGAGTACGCGATCGCGACGCTGGCCGCTTGCGGTTTCGCCGGGCTACTCGTCGTCATCCTGCGGGGGGACGAGGTGCGCGAGCTGCTGCTCGGCATCGTGCAGCGTGCGCTCACGCTGTGA
- a CDS encoding DEAD/DEAH box helicase — protein sequence MVTSSLPAAGSPPTADVVERLLAAPGRRDRVLHEHVVPGRDGVHSAWPAWTDPALIAGLGRQGVHRPWRHQVDGAELAHAGHDVVVATGTASGKSLVYLLPALTAVAEGSRAPSGRAATALYLAPTKALAADQLAAVDTLAVPGVRAATYDGDTPPAQRRWIRDHAGYVLSNPDLLHHSMLPGHARWASFLRALRYVVVDECHQYRGLFGSHVAAVLRRLRRVAARYGADPVFVLASATTADPGRTAERLVGRPVRAVTEDTSRRGATRFLLWEPPLQPGGGEDGAPTRRSATAETADLLTDLVVGGVRTLAFVRSRKGAESVAMTARRQLAEVDPALPARVAAYRAGYLPEERRALERAVRSGELLGVASTNALELGVDLSGLDAVLLAGWPGTLASVWQQAGRAGRAGQDALAVLVARDDPLDTYVVHHPDAVFARPVEATVLDPANPHVLAPHLCAAAAELPLTDADLDLFGPTAEAVIDVLVARGLLRRRPTGWYWTRPDRASDLADLRGVGGEPVRVVEAGTGRVLGSVDAAAAHHTVHAGAVYLHQGQTFVVETLDLADAVALVHADDPDWTTQARETTEVALVAEQRSVAWGPVRVSLGTVDVTSRVTSFLRRQVVTGDVLGEEPLDLPARTLRTTAVWWTLPPGLLERHGVPPADVPGAVHAAEHAAIGMLPLFATCDRWDLGGVSTAVHPDTGLPTVVVHDAHPGGAGFAERGFDTAVRWLTATADAVAACECETGCPSCVQSPKCGNGNSPLDKAGALRLLTATLAAAPDVVRRADPAPQD from the coding sequence GTGGTGACCAGCTCGCTGCCCGCTGCGGGGTCGCCGCCGACGGCGGACGTCGTCGAGCGGCTGCTCGCCGCGCCGGGACGGCGGGACCGGGTGCTGCACGAGCACGTGGTGCCGGGCCGGGACGGCGTGCACTCCGCCTGGCCGGCGTGGACGGACCCGGCCCTTATCGCCGGCCTCGGCCGGCAGGGGGTGCACCGCCCGTGGCGCCACCAGGTGGACGGCGCGGAGCTGGCCCACGCGGGGCACGACGTCGTCGTGGCGACCGGCACGGCGTCGGGGAAGTCCCTCGTCTACCTGCTGCCGGCGCTGACCGCGGTCGCCGAGGGGTCCCGCGCCCCCAGCGGCCGCGCCGCCACGGCGCTCTACCTCGCCCCGACCAAGGCGCTGGCCGCCGACCAGCTGGCAGCCGTCGACACCCTGGCCGTACCGGGCGTGCGGGCCGCGACCTACGACGGCGACACCCCGCCGGCGCAGCGGCGCTGGATCCGGGACCACGCCGGCTACGTGCTGAGCAACCCCGACCTGCTGCACCACTCGATGCTGCCCGGCCACGCCCGCTGGGCCTCGTTCCTGCGGGCGCTGCGGTACGTCGTCGTCGACGAGTGCCACCAGTACCGGGGACTGTTCGGCTCCCACGTCGCAGCCGTGCTGCGCCGACTGCGACGGGTGGCCGCCCGCTACGGCGCCGACCCGGTGTTCGTGCTCGCCTCCGCGACGACCGCCGACCCGGGGCGCACCGCCGAACGGCTCGTCGGGCGGCCGGTCCGGGCGGTCACCGAGGACACCTCACGCCGCGGCGCGACCCGCTTCCTGCTCTGGGAGCCGCCGCTGCAGCCCGGGGGCGGGGAGGACGGGGCCCCGACCCGGCGCAGCGCGACGGCCGAGACCGCCGACCTGCTCACGGACCTCGTCGTCGGCGGCGTCCGGACCCTCGCCTTCGTCCGGTCCCGCAAGGGCGCCGAGTCCGTCGCGATGACCGCCCGGCGGCAGCTGGCCGAGGTGGACCCGGCGCTGCCCGCGCGGGTCGCCGCCTACCGGGCCGGGTACCTGCCGGAGGAGCGGCGCGCCCTGGAGCGCGCGGTGCGCTCCGGTGAGCTGCTCGGGGTGGCCAGTACGAACGCTCTCGAGCTCGGCGTGGACCTGTCCGGGCTGGACGCCGTCCTGCTCGCGGGCTGGCCGGGCACCCTGGCGTCGGTGTGGCAGCAGGCCGGCCGCGCCGGACGGGCGGGCCAGGACGCGCTCGCCGTCCTCGTGGCCCGCGACGACCCGCTCGACACCTACGTGGTGCACCACCCGGACGCCGTGTTCGCCCGCCCGGTAGAGGCGACCGTGCTCGACCCGGCCAACCCCCACGTGCTCGCCCCGCACCTGTGCGCGGCCGCGGCCGAGCTGCCGCTCACCGACGCGGACCTCGACCTGTTCGGGCCGACGGCGGAGGCCGTCATCGACGTCCTGGTCGCCCGGGGTCTGCTGCGACGACGGCCCACCGGCTGGTACTGGACGCGCCCGGACCGGGCGTCCGACCTGGCCGACCTCCGCGGCGTCGGCGGCGAGCCGGTGCGGGTGGTGGAGGCCGGCACGGGACGGGTGCTGGGCAGCGTGGACGCCGCCGCGGCCCACCACACCGTGCACGCCGGCGCGGTGTACCTGCACCAGGGCCAGACGTTCGTCGTCGAGACGCTCGACCTGGCGGACGCCGTCGCGCTGGTCCACGCCGACGACCCCGACTGGACCACCCAGGCCCGGGAGACGACCGAGGTGGCGCTCGTGGCCGAGCAGCGGTCCGTCGCCTGGGGGCCGGTGCGGGTGTCGCTGGGGACCGTGGACGTGACGAGCCGGGTCACCTCGTTCCTGCGCCGTCAGGTCGTCACCGGGGACGTGCTCGGGGAGGAGCCGCTGGACCTGCCGGCGCGGACGCTGCGCACCACCGCGGTGTGGTGGACGCTGCCGCCGGGACTGCTCGAGCGCCACGGGGTGCCGCCGGCGGACGTGCCGGGTGCCGTGCACGCCGCCGAGCACGCCGCGATCGGGATGCTGCCGCTGTTCGCGACGTGCGACCGCTGGGACCTCGGCGGGGTCTCCACCGCGGTCCACCCCGACACGGGGCTGCCGACCGTCGTGGTGCACGACGCGCACCCGGGCGGCGCCGGCTTCGCCGAGCGGGGCTTCGACACCGCGGTGCGCTGGCTGACGGCCACGGCCGACGCGGTGGCTGCGTGCGAGTGCGAGACGGGCTGCCCGTCCTGCGTCCAGTCGCCGAAGTGCGGCAACGGCAACTCCCCCCTCGACAAGGCCGGCGCACTGCGGCTGCTGACCGCGACGCTGGCCGCCGCCCCGGACGTCGTCCGGCGGGCCGATCCGGCCCCGCAGGACTAG
- a CDS encoding STAS domain-containing protein, producing the protein MDLSVTSREQGGRTVVEVSGEIDVYTAPVLRERLNDLVGEGHHHLVVDMEKVDFLDSTGLGVLVGGLKRVRSHDGSLHLVCTQEKILKVFRITGLTKVFPIHDSVDAAVAASGGQSGSAGAESGSSGSSGSSGA; encoded by the coding sequence GTGGACCTGTCCGTCACCAGCCGGGAGCAGGGGGGCCGGACCGTCGTCGAGGTCAGCGGGGAGATCGACGTCTACACCGCGCCGGTCCTGCGGGAGCGCTTGAACGACCTCGTCGGCGAGGGGCACCACCACCTCGTCGTCGACATGGAGAAGGTCGACTTCCTCGACTCCACCGGGCTCGGCGTCCTCGTCGGCGGACTCAAGCGGGTGCGCTCCCACGACGGGTCCCTGCACCTGGTGTGCACCCAGGAGAAGATCCTCAAGGTCTTCCGGATCACCGGGCTGACCAAGGTGTTCCCGATCCACGACAGCGTGGACGCCGCGGTGGCGGCGTCCGGCGGACAGTCCGGCTCGGCCGGCGCCGAGTCCGGCTCGTCCGGCTCGTCCGGCTCGTCCGGCGCCTGA
- a CDS encoding ATP-binding protein, with amino-acid sequence MPRVHLAFTALPEHVRTARLVATAVARRLTVDVEQLEEIRLAVGEACARAVRRSAALDRVGVVTVDLHDDGGRLVVEVTDDAGADAAADDLALTLLAGLAPAVAVEDGPGGPGGRLRLDWPAGTV; translated from the coding sequence GTGCCCCGAGTCCACCTCGCCTTCACCGCGCTGCCCGAGCACGTCCGCACCGCTCGCCTCGTCGCCACCGCCGTCGCGCGTCGCCTCACCGTCGACGTGGAGCAGCTCGAGGAGATCCGGCTGGCCGTCGGCGAGGCGTGCGCCCGTGCCGTGCGCCGCAGCGCCGCCCTGGACCGGGTCGGCGTCGTGACCGTAGACCTGCACGACGACGGCGGCCGACTCGTCGTCGAGGTCACCGACGACGCCGGCGCGGACGCCGCTGCCGACGACCTCGCGCTCACGCTGCTCGCCGGGCTCGCCCCCGCCGTCGCCGTCGAGGACGGCCCCGGGGGCCCCGGTGGCCGGCTGCGCCTGGACTGGCCCGCCGGCACCGTCTGA